In Sphingobacterium sp. PCS056, the following proteins share a genomic window:
- a CDS encoding M15 family metallopeptidase: MKIYFCLVFILIIGHASIFAQQKLPKGFSYVQDIIPDINFDLRYYGSHNFVGKKIDGYKSPVLILTTAAAQALEKVEKELNKKGMALKIFDAYRPQKAVDHFKKWATNVNDTLGKKEFYPQLDKRNLFKLGFIAGKSGHSRGSTVDLTIITIHDRQEIDMGSPFDFFGSISHFDSQEINGVQKQNRTLLKNIMSKYGFKGYAKEWWHFTLINEPYQKTYFDFNVD; the protein is encoded by the coding sequence ATGAAAATATACTTTTGTCTTGTTTTTATCTTGATCATTGGTCATGCTTCTATCTTTGCCCAACAAAAGTTACCAAAAGGCTTTAGTTATGTACAAGATATTATACCAGATATCAATTTTGACTTACGCTATTATGGTTCACATAATTTTGTTGGTAAAAAAATTGATGGATATAAATCACCTGTTCTTATTCTAACTACGGCTGCTGCTCAAGCTTTGGAAAAGGTGGAGAAAGAATTAAATAAAAAAGGTATGGCTTTGAAAATTTTTGATGCTTATCGGCCTCAAAAAGCAGTTGATCATTTTAAAAAATGGGCTACAAATGTTAATGATACCTTGGGTAAAAAGGAATTTTATCCTCAGTTAGATAAACGAAATTTATTTAAATTAGGTTTTATAGCAGGTAAGTCTGGACATAGCCGTGGTAGTACGGTTGATCTCACAATAATTACAATCCATGATCGTCAGGAAATAGATATGGGTAGTCCTTTTGATTTTTTTGGTTCTATTTCACATTTTGATAGTCAAGAGATCAATGGTGTCCAAAAACAGAATCGCACATTGTTGAAAAATATCATGTCTAAATATGGTTTTAAAGGTTATGCTAAGGAATGGTGGCATTTCACTTTGATTAATGAACCTTATCAAAAAACTTACTTTGATTTTAATGTTGATTAA
- a CDS encoding AMP-dependent synthetase/ligase — translation MEQKLRIFDLADRQLELYPNLAMFSSKTDGDWNALTTSEFVSKVNGISKGLIELGVKPNEKVGLIAESGIHWHIVDFAIQQIGAVVVAIYPNITDADYQYIFNDAEIRVTIVSTKSLYQRIVNLKDSIYTLKYIFCIEEHDQIRNWSEIVQIGRHIEDREVQSLKDQIRSTDLVTLIYTSGTTGKPKGVMLSHDNIIANVRSATEITPCKAYDRGLTFLPPCHAYERMVIYTYFYLGITVYIAESFDKIGQNLMEIRPNIMTAVPRILEKVYEKIIKKGHDLNGIKRKIFDWAVSVGEKYDPVPENRSFLYDLKLNLARKLVLNKWYEGLGGSLQTVASGSASLQSKLIRVFLAAGIPIYEGYGMTEASPLIAVNHYIKGIRVGTVGPAVKDVQIKLASDGEILVKGPNVMMGYYKNPEETNKTIIDGWLYTGDIGVWEDGIFLKIIDRKKELFKISGGKYVTPQPIEKKLVESKFIEQAMVVGEGMKFASAFIVPDYGHLVDWFKSEDPSLLQLSKTDFLKADKVIKKINQEVRIANQHFGNWEQIKRPIIIAQEFTIDGGELTPTLKLKRKMILQKYKYEYDQLYHSVTD, via the coding sequence ATGGAACAAAAATTGAGAATATTTGATTTGGCAGATCGTCAATTGGAATTATATCCAAATTTAGCCATGTTTTCTAGTAAAACAGATGGAGATTGGAATGCTTTAACTACTTCAGAATTTGTAAGTAAAGTCAATGGTATTTCAAAAGGATTAATTGAACTAGGAGTCAAGCCTAATGAAAAAGTTGGTTTAATTGCAGAAAGTGGTATACACTGGCATATTGTGGATTTTGCTATTCAACAAATAGGTGCAGTTGTAGTCGCTATATATCCCAATATAACTGATGCCGATTATCAATATATATTTAATGATGCAGAAATTCGGGTAACTATTGTGAGTACTAAAAGCCTGTATCAAAGGATTGTCAATCTTAAAGACTCTATCTATACATTAAAATATATTTTTTGTATTGAAGAACACGATCAAATCAGAAATTGGAGTGAAATTGTTCAAATTGGCCGACATATAGAGGATCGTGAAGTCCAAAGTCTGAAAGATCAAATCAGATCTACAGACCTCGTGACATTGATTTATACTTCAGGCACAACAGGTAAACCTAAGGGAGTGATGTTATCACATGATAATATTATTGCAAATGTAAGGTCTGCAACTGAGATCACACCATGTAAAGCGTATGATAGAGGGTTGACATTTTTACCACCCTGCCATGCCTATGAAAGAATGGTTATCTACACTTATTTTTATCTCGGTATTACTGTTTATATCGCTGAGTCATTTGACAAGATCGGTCAAAATTTAATGGAAATAAGACCTAATATTATGACTGCTGTACCTCGGATTTTGGAGAAGGTATATGAAAAGATCATTAAAAAAGGTCATGATCTGAATGGAATAAAACGCAAGATATTTGACTGGGCCGTATCGGTTGGAGAAAAATATGATCCTGTTCCTGAAAATAGAAGTTTTCTATATGACCTGAAATTAAATTTAGCGAGAAAACTTGTATTGAATAAATGGTATGAAGGTCTTGGAGGTTCATTACAAACAGTTGCGTCTGGCAGCGCATCTTTACAGAGTAAATTGATACGTGTATTTTTAGCTGCAGGAATTCCGATTTATGAAGGATATGGTATGACGGAGGCAAGTCCTCTTATTGCTGTTAATCACTATATAAAGGGTATTCGTGTTGGAACTGTTGGTCCCGCAGTGAAGGATGTGCAGATTAAATTGGCGAGCGACGGTGAAATCTTAGTTAAAGGACCGAATGTGATGATGGGGTATTATAAAAATCCAGAGGAAACGAATAAAACCATTATTGATGGATGGCTGTATACTGGAGATATCGGTGTTTGGGAGGATGGGATATTTTTGAAGATTATCGATCGAAAGAAGGAACTTTTTAAAATATCCGGGGGTAAGTACGTGACTCCACAACCTATTGAAAAGAAATTGGTGGAATCAAAGTTTATTGAACAGGCTATGGTGGTGGGCGAGGGGATGAAATTTGCATCTGCTTTTATCGTCCCGGATTATGGACATTTGGTCGATTGGTTTAAATCAGAAGATCCCAGTTTATTGCAATTGTCTAAGACTGATTTTCTAAAGGCGGATAAAGTTATAAAAAAAATAAATCAAGAAGTAAGGATCGCAAATCAGCATTTTGGTAATTGGGAGCAGATCAAGAGGCCGATCATTATTGCTCAGGAATTTACTATTGATGGAGGTGAACTCACGCCGACGCTCAAATTAAAACGGAAAATGATTTTGCAAAAATATAAATATGAATATGATCAACTTTATCACAGTGTGACCGATTAA
- a CDS encoding thioredoxin family protein, with product MQKIVRVIVICFVCISFQQATAQTKSTVEKDTLSFPYHPEANAEEELDQLIHEAAKESKHIIIQAGGNWCIWCLRFNDYIHKTADINYYLQNNYLYYHLNYSKENKNENVFNKYVPDSLKLSYPFFIVLDSEGKVLKIQESGALEDGKSYNKDKVMEFFRTWAKK from the coding sequence ATGCAAAAGATTGTAAGAGTCATTGTGATATGCTTTGTTTGTATCAGCTTTCAACAAGCTACTGCGCAAACAAAGTCAACTGTAGAGAAAGATACGTTGTCATTTCCATATCATCCAGAAGCGAATGCAGAAGAGGAGTTAGATCAATTGATTCATGAGGCAGCTAAAGAATCTAAGCATATCATTATTCAAGCAGGTGGTAATTGGTGTATCTGGTGTTTGAGATTCAATGATTATATTCATAAGACAGCAGATATAAATTATTATCTACAAAACAATTATTTATATTATCATCTCAATTATTCTAAAGAGAATAAAAATGAGAACGTGTTTAATAAATATGTTCCAGATTCATTAAAATTAAGTTATCCTTTTTTTATTGTTTTAGATAGCGAAGGAAAGGTGCTCAAAATTCAAGAAAGTGGTGCACTGGAGGATGGCAAAAGTTATAATAAAGATAAGGTAATGGAATTTTTTAGAACTTGGGCTAAAAAATAA
- the fbp gene encoding class 1 fructose-bisphosphatase, giving the protein MKTLGQFIIEKQADFPFAKGELSRLLRDIAIAAKLVNREVNKAGLADLLGAHGDMNIQGEVQQKLDVYADVQFISALQRGGECCYLASEEHELGIDLSNDYVSKNAKYMVCIDPLDGSSNIDVNVSLGTIFSIYRRAGADQVTMADELLQQGKKQVAAGYIIYGSSTMLVYTTGNGVNGFTLDPSIGEFCLSHPNMKIPEHGQIYSINEGNYIKFPQAIKNYIKYCQIEDSGTNRPYTSRYIGSMVADIHRNLIRGGVFIYPETLSFPKGKLRLMYECNPMAFIIEQAGGKATTGSDRILDIQPTELHQRVPIVIGSKKMVEQVEYFYSMELESALNA; this is encoded by the coding sequence ATGAAAACGTTAGGTCAATTTATTATTGAAAAGCAGGCAGATTTTCCATTTGCAAAAGGAGAGCTATCTCGATTACTTCGCGATATCGCTATTGCAGCAAAGTTGGTTAATCGAGAAGTGAACAAAGCTGGGTTAGCTGATTTACTTGGCGCTCATGGCGATATGAATATACAGGGCGAGGTACAGCAAAAGTTAGATGTATACGCCGATGTTCAATTTATATCAGCGCTGCAAAGAGGGGGAGAGTGCTGTTATTTAGCTTCGGAGGAACATGAGTTAGGCATTGATCTATCCAATGATTATGTTTCTAAAAATGCGAAATATATGGTCTGTATAGATCCCTTAGATGGATCATCAAATATAGATGTGAATGTTTCATTGGGGACCATCTTTTCTATTTATAGAAGAGCAGGTGCAGATCAAGTAACCATGGCAGATGAATTGCTACAGCAAGGAAAAAAACAAGTGGCAGCTGGGTATATAATTTATGGCTCATCAACGATGCTCGTTTATACAACGGGCAATGGCGTGAATGGATTTACTTTAGATCCTTCAATAGGTGAGTTTTGTTTATCTCATCCCAATATGAAAATTCCGGAACATGGACAGATTTATTCGATTAATGAAGGTAATTACATCAAATTTCCGCAAGCGATCAAGAATTATATCAAATATTGTCAAATCGAAGACTCTGGTACCAATCGACCTTATACTTCTCGCTATATAGGTTCTATGGTTGCTGACATTCACCGTAATTTGATTCGTGGTGGAGTTTTTATTTATCCTGAGACGTTATCCTTTCCTAAAGGAAAGTTACGCTTGATGTATGAGTGCAACCCGATGGCTTTTATTATCGAACAAGCAGGAGGAAAGGCTACTACTGGTAGTGATCGTATCTTAGATATCCAACCTACAGAATTACATCAGCGTGTTCCCATAGTGATTGGCAGTAAAAAAATGGTGGAACAGGTAGAATATTTTTATAGTATGGAACTTGAATCTGCGTTAAATGCTTAA
- the pckA gene encoding phosphoenolpyruvate carboxykinase (ATP), whose translation MTLSKIKQLATLGIHQPKEVFCQLDRTALIAHAIQKGEASLAENGALNILTGKFTGRSPKDRYIVKDEITENRVFWNEVNQAITQGTFNELYDLTTEYLSAKELYVRDCQVVSSEDLAKHILVVSTKATQDLFAANMFIENPDIENREVDWTVLVASDLQISNHQELGLHAANCVAIDFTRHVVLVIGTGYTGEIKKSIFSVLNFILPVEDEVLSMHCSANVGKDGDTALFFGLSGTGKTTLSADVNRYLVGDDEHGWSDRGVFNFEGGCYAKCLGLDPKHEPEICGAIKSGSLLENIKFYEGTTIPNFQDDSITENMRVSYPLSYISSYREVRLVDAPNNIFFLSADAFGVLPPISKLTVEQAMYYFINGYTAKVAGTEMGVSKPTATFSACFGQAFMPLHPMEYAELLRDRLKKNPDTKVWLVNTGWIGGPYGIGRRIKLSYTRSLIQAALSGELEEYPMEVHLIFGLKYPTFCQDVPQQVLGAKQLWNNDEAYDEQAKALKSLFENNFKKYQDTYFTTV comes from the coding sequence ATGACTTTATCAAAGATTAAACAGTTAGCTACTTTAGGAATCCACCAACCTAAGGAAGTATTTTGTCAATTGGATAGAACTGCTCTTATTGCGCATGCTATCCAAAAAGGAGAAGCTTCTCTTGCCGAAAATGGAGCTTTGAATATTTTGACTGGGAAATTTACGGGAAGATCGCCAAAAGATCGATATATCGTAAAAGATGAAATCACTGAAAACAGAGTTTTTTGGAATGAAGTTAACCAAGCAATTACTCAAGGAACCTTTAACGAATTGTATGATTTGACTACCGAATATTTGTCGGCTAAGGAACTTTATGTTAGAGACTGTCAAGTTGTATCGAGTGAGGATCTAGCAAAACACATTCTGGTTGTATCCACAAAAGCTACTCAGGATCTTTTTGCTGCTAATATGTTTATCGAAAACCCTGATATTGAAAATAGGGAAGTGGATTGGACAGTGCTAGTCGCCTCTGATCTTCAAATTTCAAATCATCAGGAATTGGGACTTCATGCTGCTAATTGTGTTGCTATTGATTTTACCCGTCACGTTGTTTTGGTTATTGGTACTGGTTACACCGGTGAAATTAAAAAGAGTATTTTTTCAGTTCTCAATTTTATTCTACCAGTTGAAGATGAAGTTTTATCGATGCACTGTTCTGCTAATGTAGGAAAAGATGGTGACACCGCTTTATTTTTTGGTTTAAGTGGTACGGGCAAGACAACTTTATCGGCAGATGTAAACCGTTATTTGGTAGGGGATGACGAACACGGTTGGTCGGACCGTGGTGTATTTAATTTTGAAGGAGGTTGTTACGCAAAATGTTTAGGATTGGACCCTAAGCATGAACCAGAAATTTGTGGTGCAATTAAGTCAGGTTCACTCTTAGAAAATATTAAATTTTATGAAGGTACGACTATACCTAATTTTCAGGATGATAGCATTACTGAAAATATGCGTGTTTCATACCCATTGTCTTATATCTCCTCTTATAGGGAAGTTAGATTGGTTGATGCTCCTAATAATATTTTCTTTCTGTCAGCGGATGCATTTGGTGTATTGCCTCCTATCTCAAAGCTGACAGTAGAACAAGCGATGTATTATTTTATTAATGGTTATACGGCTAAGGTGGCAGGTACGGAAATGGGTGTCTCAAAGCCAACGGCGACGTTTTCAGCTTGTTTTGGACAAGCATTTATGCCTTTGCATCCTATGGAATATGCCGAACTACTGCGAGATCGATTGAAAAAAAATCCTGATACAAAAGTTTGGTTGGTGAATACGGGGTGGATTGGAGGTCCTTATGGTATCGGTCGCAGAATCAAATTATCTTATACACGCAGTTTGATTCAAGCAGCATTGTCTGGCGAACTGGAAGAGTATCCAATGGAAGTACATCTCATATTTGGATTAAAATACCCTACATTTTGTCAAGATGTGCCACAGCAGGTTTTAGGGGCTAAACAACTGTGGAACAATGATGAGGCCTATGACGAACAGGCAAAGGCGCTCAAATCACTTTTTGAAAATAACTTTAAAAAGTATCAAGATACCTACTTTACAACGGTTTAA
- a CDS encoding YkvA family protein — protein sequence MKKQFLGKALALFEGFRKHKITTADLEAAELKAKKLDVRKEDFQILIAMCKDTFAGKYKMNKWNLSVIVATIVYVISPLDAIPDVIPVLGWVDDITIIGYAVAKLSDEILQYKLFRKQILMNQS from the coding sequence ATGAAGAAACAATTTCTAGGTAAAGCATTGGCTTTATTTGAAGGATTCAGAAAACATAAAATTACAACAGCGGATTTAGAAGCTGCTGAGTTAAAAGCAAAAAAATTAGATGTTCGAAAAGAAGACTTTCAAATTTTAATTGCTATGTGTAAAGATACATTTGCAGGTAAATATAAAATGAATAAGTGGAACTTATCTGTCATTGTTGCTACTATTGTATATGTAATATCGCCATTAGATGCCATTCCAGATGTAATTCCTGTTTTGGGATGGGTAGATGATATAACTATTATTGGTTATGCAGTTGCCAAACTATCGGACGAAATATTACAATATAAGTTGTTTAGGAAACAAATACTAATGAATCAAAGTTAA
- a CDS encoding L,D-transpeptidase family protein — protein MRNLVLVYFLFILSFTSCQTKAPTFGDLLATSLDQKLFKDFDSIAYLNAIQIELKNKNSHLFNPRWMSEIADSSRGFTWIHNQLLTGGTDTLLHYLEKSDEHGVNPSIFHTEEIRKALNRLQSKEITELNEAYTILAKIELLSSDALVAYLNILENGLVNPKKLYGRYFVGHNRYTLKKAKQVLDSTLNVAQIAREAQPKNGFYKKFQQLLIAGNLSKENRTDVLMSMERLRWMGQDFPDKYVFVNIPEMKLRMIEDGAIKQIMNVCVGETENKAFSKTGQNHETPMMSGTLDRMQVNPVWNIPKSIVKKELLNSVRANPGYLESRNMVVYNLKGQIVDPYTINWQADSVENFKFKQNPGFDNSLGNIKFIFANPYAIYLHDTPAKQKFKASNRALSHGCVRVEDPASLASFLVNNEKEAAKIATEIKDSINNSRWVKMKTGIPVFLSYYTTWLDENNKIEQFPDIYGYDDRLRLAMKKYLN, from the coding sequence ATGCGAAATTTAGTGCTTGTATATTTTTTATTTATACTATCATTCACCTCTTGTCAAACTAAGGCCCCTACTTTTGGAGATCTTTTAGCGACATCATTAGATCAAAAGCTATTTAAAGATTTTGATAGTATTGCCTACTTAAATGCCATTCAAATTGAATTGAAAAATAAAAATTCCCATTTATTTAATCCGAGATGGATGAGTGAAATTGCTGATTCATCTCGGGGTTTTACATGGATTCACAATCAATTACTTACCGGTGGTACAGATACATTGTTGCATTATCTAGAAAAATCTGATGAACATGGTGTTAATCCTTCAATTTTTCATACAGAAGAAATTCGCAAGGCACTTAATCGTCTTCAAAGCAAGGAAATTACAGAGTTGAATGAAGCTTATACGATATTGGCCAAAATAGAGCTTCTCTCTTCTGATGCTTTAGTAGCCTATCTCAACATACTCGAAAATGGACTCGTAAATCCTAAGAAACTCTATGGAAGATATTTTGTTGGGCATAATCGTTACACTTTAAAGAAAGCAAAACAGGTGTTGGACAGTACGTTAAATGTTGCTCAGATCGCTCGAGAAGCCCAACCTAAAAATGGTTTTTACAAAAAGTTTCAACAACTCTTGATAGCAGGAAATTTGAGTAAGGAAAATCGTACTGATGTGCTGATGAGTATGGAACGTTTACGCTGGATGGGACAAGATTTTCCGGATAAATATGTATTCGTCAATATTCCAGAAATGAAATTGCGAATGATTGAAGATGGTGCTATAAAGCAAATTATGAATGTTTGCGTAGGGGAAACTGAAAATAAAGCCTTCTCTAAAACAGGACAAAATCATGAAACACCGATGATGAGTGGCACGCTAGATCGGATGCAAGTAAATCCAGTATGGAATATTCCTAAAAGTATTGTAAAGAAGGAATTACTAAATAGTGTTCGGGCTAATCCAGGATATTTGGAAAGTCGAAATATGGTTGTCTACAATTTAAAAGGACAAATTGTAGATCCATATACGATTAATTGGCAAGCTGACTCCGTCGAGAATTTTAAATTTAAACAAAATCCCGGTTTTGATAATTCACTGGGAAACATCAAGTTTATTTTTGCAAATCCTTATGCCATTTATTTACATGATACACCTGCTAAACAAAAATTTAAAGCTAGTAACCGTGCACTAAGTCATGGTTGTGTTCGTGTTGAAGATCCAGCTAGCTTAGCCTCTTTTTTAGTTAATAATGAAAAAGAAGCAGCTAAAATTGCAACTGAAATAAAAGACTCTATTAACAACTCCAGATGGGTAAAAATGAAAACAGGTATCCCAGTTTTCTTGTCTTACTATACTACTTGGTTAGATGAAAATAATAAAATTGAGCAGTTTCCAGATATTTATGGATATGATGATAGATTGAGATTAGCTATGAAAAAATATCTGAATTAA
- a CDS encoding SH3 domain-containing protein → MALQEKYKVLLDTARSLGTTDLNFAEQDGVLQIRGTAPSADVKNKLWEVYGNIDPNFAAGDVVMDVNVATEVPGSQVKVITDNSNLNIRKGPGTDQPIVGKAAKDEIITLISKANDQWWLVRTKDNEEGYCYAQYLQTV, encoded by the coding sequence ATGGCTTTACAAGAAAAATATAAAGTATTATTAGATACTGCAAGATCATTGGGCACTACGGATTTAAATTTTGCTGAACAGGATGGTGTTCTTCAAATTAGGGGAACAGCACCATCTGCTGATGTGAAAAATAAATTATGGGAAGTATATGGAAATATAGATCCTAATTTTGCAGCTGGAGATGTCGTTATGGATGTCAATGTTGCTACGGAGGTCCCTGGTAGCCAAGTAAAGGTTATTACGGATAATTCAAATCTGAATATTCGTAAAGGACCTGGCACGGATCAGCCTATTGTAGGAAAAGCAGCTAAAGACGAAATTATAACGTTGATTAGTAAAGCAAATGACCAGTGGTGGCTGGTGCGTACTAAAGATAATGAAGAAGGATATTGCTACGCACAATACTTGCAAACGGTTTAA
- a CDS encoding BON domain-containing protein, translating into MKLKRVFPMLMMAGTLVAAMPSCKSKVSDADLKAKVETVINGHQGITTSVKDGVVTLEGFASSEAEKTQIETDVKAADKSIKSVVNNIIVQVTAPAAISVNTVDESLAKGIVDATKDFPTVQATVKDGVITVTGTIEKAKLVTLKQALDNLHPKKVDLSAVVTK; encoded by the coding sequence ATGAAGTTAAAAAGAGTATTCCCAATGTTAATGATGGCGGGCACTTTAGTTGCTGCAATGCCTTCTTGTAAATCTAAAGTTTCTGATGCTGATTTGAAAGCAAAGGTAGAAACAGTAATTAATGGTCATCAAGGTATCACAACTTCTGTTAAAGATGGAGTTGTTACTTTGGAAGGTTTCGCTTCTTCAGAAGCTGAAAAAACACAGATTGAGACCGATGTTAAAGCAGCTGATAAATCAATCAAATCTGTTGTTAATAATATTATAGTGCAAGTTACGGCTCCAGCAGCAATATCTGTTAATACTGTTGATGAATCTTTAGCGAAAGGTATTGTTGATGCGACAAAAGATTTTCCGACGGTACAAGCTACCGTGAAAGATGGTGTCATCACCGTGACAGGAACTATTGAAAAAGCAAAATTAGTAACGTTAAAACAGGCTTTGGACAATTTACATCCTAAGAAAGTGGACCTTAGTGCAGTTGTAACTAAATAA
- a CDS encoding GreA/GreB family elongation factor: MESCKMHVEDRIANLELALKSAHEASTDDTKSSAGDKYETTREMMQQDIARCQMQLAEAKKDELILNNLVEPNHTDFVQNGSIVKTNLGIYFIAISIGVVKIDDKKVFVISNQSPIGKLLLRKKVGESFVFNHVEQHLLSIN; the protein is encoded by the coding sequence ATGGAATCATGTAAAATGCATGTTGAAGATCGGATTGCAAATTTGGAATTGGCTTTGAAATCGGCTCATGAAGCAAGTACTGATGATACCAAAAGTAGTGCAGGAGATAAATATGAGACCACGCGTGAAATGATGCAACAGGACATTGCCAGATGTCAGATGCAACTTGCTGAGGCAAAAAAGGATGAGTTAATATTAAATAATCTTGTTGAACCAAACCATACTGATTTTGTTCAAAATGGCAGTATTGTGAAGACTAATTTGGGTATTTATTTTATTGCGATTAGTATTGGTGTTGTCAAGATCGATGATAAGAAGGTATTCGTTATCTCAAATCAATCTCCTATTGGAAAGTTGTTATTAAGAAAGAAGGTCGGAGAGTCATTTGTCTTTAATCATGTAGAACAACATCTACTTTCTATAAATTAG